One stretch of Candidatus Goldiibacteriota bacterium DNA includes these proteins:
- a CDS encoding RluA family pseudouridine synthase, with protein sequence MKSERINNTKTETRLIKVSSGGEKRLDIYLKDAVPVTRNRARAMIDGGRVFVNGEIQSKYHRLVRCGDDVQFDFQVKTGIEINPFEKELEVVYEGDNFIAVNKPAGMIVHPTGYGEQDTLVNAAANMKRGDTVHAINRLDRDTTGIVLLAFDKKKAAELAQLIKGRNIYKEYTCLVHGRVAGKGNINLEISNGGNGAKCRQAVETGGKSAATVYEPKENYKGATLLKVIIKTGRTHQIRAHMQFIKHQIIGDKTYGDPQLDEKLLGDNGPKRQLLHAGLMEFKLNKQLVSITAPLPEDFKSALEALSV encoded by the coding sequence GAAAAACGGCTGGATATTTACCTTAAAGACGCCGTCCCTGTAACCAGAAACAGGGCGCGCGCCATGATAGATGGCGGCAGGGTATTTGTAAACGGCGAAATCCAGTCAAAATACCACCGGCTGGTCAGGTGCGGCGACGATGTGCAGTTTGATTTTCAGGTGAAAACCGGCATAGAAATTAACCCATTTGAAAAAGAGCTTGAAGTGGTTTATGAAGGTGATAATTTTATAGCGGTAAATAAACCCGCGGGAATGATAGTGCATCCCACCGGATACGGCGAACAGGACACACTGGTAAATGCGGCCGCGAATATGAAAAGGGGGGACACAGTCCACGCCATTAACCGCCTTGACAGGGATACCACAGGGATAGTGCTTCTGGCGTTTGATAAAAAAAAAGCGGCAGAGCTTGCACAACTTATTAAAGGCAGGAATATATATAAAGAATATACATGCCTTGTCCACGGCAGGGTCGCGGGCAAAGGCAATATAAATCTGGAAATTTCAAATGGCGGCAATGGCGCAAAATGCAGGCAGGCGGTGGAAACCGGAGGAAAAAGCGCGGCGACTGTTTATGAGCCAAAAGAAAATTATAAAGGCGCGACTCTGCTGAAAGTAATAATTAAGACAGGGCGCACACATCAGATAAGGGCGCACATGCAGTTCATAAAACACCAGATAATCGGGGATAAAACATACGGAGACCCGCAGCTTGATGAAAAACTGCTGGGGGATAATGGTCCCAAACGGCAGTTATTGCACGCGGGGCTTATGGAATTTAAACTGAATAAACAGTTAGTATCAATTACAGCCCCGTTGCCCGAAGATTTTAAAAGCGCTCTGGAAGCGTTAAGCGTTTAG
- a CDS encoding glycoside hydrolase family 3 C-terminal domain-containing protein has product MVSEKYLDNNLSFEERADDLISRMTRAEKLSQLFHESPAIPRLGIKKYNWWNECLHGVARAGIATVFPQAIGLAAMFDKKQMHTIASAISDEARAKYHDALTEDGSEQYFGLTFWSPNINIFRDPRWGRGQETYGECPYLTARLGVQFVRGLQGNDKKYLKTAACAKHFAAHSGPENLRHGFNAVVSLKDLYETYLPAFEALVKEAAVESVMAAYNRLNGEACCAGKILLTDILRDKWGFKGYVVSDCEAIDDIYKFHKLADNLEQALSMAIENGCDLNCCNEICTSAKQGVIKADAQNMIKEEWVNRNLKRLLITRFKLGMFDAPNLVPYTNISADIIDCKKHRAMVLKAAQDSVVLLANNGVLPLNKKKIKTVAVIGPNADDMEVLLGNYSGTPSAPKTVLKGFAELKGVKVIYTKGCELTGTDKKDFSEAVKCAEKADAVILCLGLSPKIEGEECDTNGYERSNLGLPGVQQQLIKQIKKSGKPVIVVLLSGGAVSLSPDSADAILQAWYPGQAGGAAIADIIFGAVNPSGKLPVTVYKNAKQLPAFENYDMKGRTYRYFKGTPLYPFGHGLSYTKFKYTDLKIKRSAGKYNLSVTVKNTGRVKGAEVVQVYIAPPGAGKTAPIKQLAGFEKVELAPGQKKTVRFIISSEQMRIINEKGERETVYGDFTFWVGGTQPGYEKMNPGTQVLRKKIVVKKPISGRPLVWSVYILKCADGTLYTGITKDIKHRIKTHNSGKGAQYTKVHRPVKLVHLETGYDVGSAMRREKAIKTLTREEKIKLFHK; this is encoded by the coding sequence ATGGTTTCTGAAAAATATCTTGATAATAATTTATCATTTGAAGAGCGGGCGGATGATTTGATATCGCGCATGACGCGCGCCGAAAAATTATCCCAGCTTTTTCATGAATCTCCGGCTATTCCGCGTCTGGGAATAAAAAAATATAACTGGTGGAATGAATGCCTTCACGGTGTGGCGCGCGCGGGTATTGCCACGGTTTTCCCGCAGGCAATCGGCCTTGCCGCCATGTTTGATAAAAAACAGATGCATACAATCGCGTCCGCGATTTCTGATGAGGCGCGCGCTAAATATCATGATGCGTTAACCGAAGACGGAAGTGAACAGTATTTTGGGCTTACATTCTGGTCGCCCAATATAAATATTTTCCGTGACCCAAGATGGGGGCGCGGGCAGGAGACTTATGGCGAATGCCCGTATTTAACCGCACGCCTTGGCGTGCAGTTTGTCCGCGGGCTGCAGGGGAATGATAAAAAATACTTAAAGACAGCAGCGTGCGCAAAACATTTTGCGGCGCACAGCGGGCCGGAAAATCTGCGGCACGGTTTTAACGCCGTTGTCTCTTTAAAGGACTTATATGAAACTTATCTTCCGGCGTTTGAAGCCCTTGTAAAAGAAGCGGCGGTGGAAAGCGTAATGGCCGCGTATAACAGGTTAAACGGGGAAGCGTGCTGTGCGGGTAAAATATTATTAACAGATATACTGCGCGATAAGTGGGGGTTTAAAGGGTATGTGGTATCGGACTGCGAAGCCATAGATGACATTTATAAATTTCATAAACTGGCGGATAACCTTGAACAGGCGCTGTCAATGGCGATAGAAAACGGCTGTGATTTAAACTGCTGCAATGAAATATGCACGTCCGCGAAACAGGGGGTAATAAAAGCCGACGCGCAGAATATGATAAAAGAAGAATGGGTTAACCGTAATTTAAAACGGCTGCTTATAACACGGTTTAAACTGGGAATGTTTGACGCGCCTAATCTGGTGCCATATACAAATATTTCCGCGGATATAATTGACTGCAAAAAACACCGTGCTATGGTATTAAAGGCGGCGCAGGATTCGGTAGTGCTGCTTGCAAATAACGGTGTGCTTCCGCTTAATAAAAAGAAGATAAAAACTGTTGCTGTCATAGGGCCTAACGCGGATGATATGGAAGTTTTGCTTGGTAATTACAGCGGAACACCTTCGGCTCCTAAAACAGTGCTTAAAGGTTTTGCGGAGTTAAAGGGCGTTAAAGTGATTTATACAAAAGGGTGTGAGTTAACCGGAACTGATAAAAAAGATTTTTCAGAAGCGGTTAAATGCGCCGAAAAAGCAGACGCAGTAATACTGTGCCTTGGATTATCTCCTAAAATAGAAGGGGAAGAGTGCGATACAAACGGGTATGAAAGGTCAAATCTTGGGCTTCCCGGCGTTCAGCAGCAGCTTATAAAACAGATTAAAAAATCAGGCAAACCTGTAATAGTTGTACTGCTCTCGGGCGGCGCCGTATCTTTAAGCCCGGACAGCGCGGACGCCATACTTCAGGCGTGGTATCCGGGGCAGGCAGGCGGCGCGGCAATTGCGGATATTATTTTTGGCGCTGTTAACCCGTCGGGTAAATTACCTGTGACGGTTTATAAAAACGCAAAACAGCTTCCGGCGTTTGAAAATTATGACATGAAAGGCAGAACCTACAGATATTTTAAGGGCACTCCGTTATATCCGTTTGGACACGGACTGTCATACACAAAATTCAAATACACGGATTTAAAGATAAAGCGTTCGGCAGGCAAGTATAATTTATCGGTAACGGTAAAAAATACCGGCAGGGTAAAAGGCGCGGAAGTTGTACAGGTTTATATCGCGCCGCCGGGAGCCGGTAAAACAGCACCCATAAAACAGCTTGCGGGTTTTGAAAAAGTTGAACTTGCGCCGGGGCAGAAAAAAACTGTCAGATTTATTATCTCTTCAGAACAGATGCGGATAATAAATGAAAAAGGGGAAAGAGAAACGGTTTATGGGGATTTTACATTTTGGGTTGGCGGAACACAGCCCGGTTATGAAAAGATGAATCCCGGAACGCAGGTATTAAGAAAAAAAATAGTAGTAAAAAAGCCGATTTCAGGCAGGCCGCTTGTATGGTCTGTTTATATTCTTAAGTGCGCGGATGGTACGCTTTACACGGGGATAACAAAGGATATTAAGCACAGGATTAAGACTCATAACAGCGGGAAAGGCGCCCAATATACCAAAGTTCACCGTCCTGTAAAGCTTGTACATTTAGAAACAGGGTATGACGTGGGGAGCGCAATGCGCAGGGAAAAAGCGATAAAAACCCTTACAAGAGAAGAAAAAATAAAACTGTTCCACAAGTAA
- a CDS encoding LacI family DNA-binding transcriptional regulator, producing MDYEAIKNGIDIRGKGTNNIVVVKPAIYSVYEMNILRSIESYLIETEKNLVVYTAKNQNEVAKSLMMDIAEEKKADGVITINVKPDAGLVDAYKRFDLPLVMIDGGIMGGVNCINIDDFQSGYKAAEYLIKKGRRRIVVTAGDPRYGYSQDERIKGCRKAFYDFGIPESRFEILDLFLYSREDGLSAFTDVMNFRPDAVFCANGDYFASGLLEQAKENGFEVPEKIAVIGHDDTDLAETMKITTMRQPASSMGEKAMEVLFENLSGKNTDPVNIVYQTELVERGTA from the coding sequence ATGGATTACGAAGCAATAAAAAACGGGATTGATATAAGAGGCAAGGGGACAAATAATATTGTGGTGGTAAAGCCCGCCATTTATTCCGTATATGAAATGAATATATTAAGAAGTATAGAATCGTATCTGATTGAAACTGAAAAAAATCTTGTGGTGTATACCGCAAAAAACCAAAATGAAGTGGCTAAATCGCTTATGATGGATATTGCGGAAGAAAAAAAAGCTGACGGGGTTATTACGATAAATGTAAAGCCTGATGCCGGGCTTGTGGACGCGTATAAAAGGTTTGATCTTCCGCTGGTGATGATAGACGGCGGCATAATGGGCGGGGTGAACTGCATAAATATTGATGATTTTCAAAGCGGTTATAAAGCGGCGGAGTATCTTATAAAAAAAGGAAGGCGCAGGATAGTGGTAACCGCGGGCGACCCGCGTTATGGTTATTCGCAGGATGAAAGAATTAAAGGGTGCAGAAAAGCGTTTTATGATTTCGGTATCCCTGAATCGCGTTTTGAAATTCTGGATTTGTTCCTGTACTCCAGGGAAGACGGGCTGTCCGCTTTTACGGATGTAATGAACTTCAGGCCCGACGCTGTTTTCTGCGCCAATGGCGACTATTTTGCGTCAGGGCTTTTAGAACAGGCAAAGGAAAATGGTTTTGAAGTGCCTGAGAAAATCGCGGTAATAGGCCACGATGACACAGACCTTGCGGAAACAATGAAAATAACAACAATGAGGCAGCCCGCTTCCAGTATGGGGGAAAAGGCGATGGAAGTTCTGTTTGAAAATCTATCCGGCAAAAACACCGATCCTGTTAATATAGTCTATCAGACGGAACTGGTGGAAAGGGGAACGGCATAG
- the pyrR gene encoding bifunctional pyr operon transcriptional regulator/uracil phosphoribosyltransferase PyrR, giving the protein MEKKFKVKSEVLDREGIDRALTRIAHEILEKNKGAKHLALVGIRKRGDILAERIAKKIESIEKVKVPVGAVDITFYRDDYDIKANVDINATDLNFSVDGLDIVIVDDVLFTGRSTRAAMDVIIENGRPKSIQLAVLVDRGHRELPIQANYVGKNVPTSEKETIILDIETNGEDKVYVAEKPEKGA; this is encoded by the coding sequence ATGGAAAAGAAATTTAAAGTGAAATCTGAAGTCCTGGACCGCGAAGGAATTGACCGCGCGCTTACAAGGATAGCCCACGAAATACTTGAAAAGAATAAAGGCGCAAAACACCTTGCGCTGGTGGGCATAAGAAAACGCGGCGACATTCTTGCCGAACGTATTGCCAAAAAAATTGAATCCATTGAAAAAGTTAAAGTGCCGGTCGGCGCTGTTGATATCACGTTCTACCGTGATGACTATGACATAAAAGCCAACGTTGACATAAACGCCACAGATTTAAATTTCAGCGTGGACGGGCTGGATATTGTAATTGTTGACGATGTATTATTCACAGGGCGTTCCACAAGGGCGGCCATGGACGTTATAATAGAAAACGGCAGGCCAAAGTCCATTCAGCTGGCTGTACTGGTTGACCGCGGCCACAGGGAACTTCCAATTCAGGCAAATTACGTGGGCAAGAATGTCCCCACATCCGAAAAAGAAACCATCATACTTGACATAGAAACAAACGGCGAAGACAAGGTTTACGTGGCCGAAAAACCGGAAAAGGGGGCGTAA
- the carA gene encoding glutamine-hydrolyzing carbamoyl-phosphate synthase small subunit, producing the protein MEKAVLMLEDGTCFEGLSCGAAGEAYGEIVFNTSMTGYQEILTDPSYKGQIVTMTYPEIGNYGIVDDDAESRCLQAEGFVVKEMSEIKSNWRAGMTLGDYLKAHGKQAIEGIDTRALTRHIRDFGAMKSVLSTVDFNKASLLKKVKSSPSIVGVDLAKQVTVEKPYKWKGKLKAVGMMLKEDDYVRVGNNKVKLKVTAFDCGMKNNILRILTDLNCEVTVVPIDTKAEDVLKTNPDGIFVSNGPGDPSAVPYIVEELKKLLGKKPIFGICFGHQLLAQALGGKTYKLKFGHRGANHPVMDMRTKKIDITVQNHGFAVDIKSLKKLKHKVEVTHINLNDKTIEGIEVKKLKAFSIQHHPEASAGPHDARYIFNHFIDLMIQAKKKNKV; encoded by the coding sequence ATGGAAAAAGCGGTTTTAATGCTGGAAGACGGTACATGTTTTGAAGGCTTGTCATGCGGCGCCGCCGGCGAAGCATACGGAGAGATAGTGTTTAATACGTCCATGACAGGGTACCAGGAAATTCTTACAGACCCTTCGTATAAAGGGCAGATAGTAACGATGACTTATCCGGAAATCGGAAATTACGGCATTGTGGATGATGACGCGGAATCGCGCTGCCTTCAGGCCGAAGGGTTTGTGGTCAAAGAGATGAGTGAAATAAAAAGCAACTGGCGCGCGGGCATGACGCTGGGTGATTATTTAAAAGCGCACGGCAAACAGGCGATTGAGGGGATTGACACAAGGGCGCTTACAAGGCACATAAGGGATTTTGGCGCGATGAAAAGCGTGCTTTCCACGGTTGATTTTAATAAAGCGTCCCTGTTAAAGAAAGTGAAAAGTTCGCCTTCCATCGTGGGCGTTGACCTTGCAAAACAGGTGACGGTTGAAAAACCTTATAAATGGAAAGGTAAATTAAAAGCGGTAGGCATGATGTTAAAGGAAGATGACTACGTAAGGGTGGGAAATAATAAAGTAAAGCTTAAAGTCACGGCATTTGACTGCGGAATGAAAAATAATATTTTAAGGATACTTACGGATTTAAACTGTGAAGTGACAGTGGTGCCCATTGACACCAAAGCTGAAGATGTCTTAAAAACAAATCCTGACGGTATTTTTGTATCCAACGGGCCGGGCGACCCTTCCGCGGTACCTTACATAGTGGAAGAATTAAAAAAATTACTTGGAAAAAAACCAATTTTTGGAATCTGTTTTGGCCATCAGCTTTTAGCGCAGGCGCTTGGCGGAAAGACTTACAAACTTAAATTCGGGCACAGGGGCGCCAACCATCCGGTTATGGATATGCGCACAAAAAAGATAGATATAACGGTTCAGAACCACGGGTTTGCCGTTGATATCAAGTCTTTAAAAAAGTTAAAGCACAAGGTTGAAGTTACGCACATAAACCTGAATGACAAAACAATAGAAGGCATTGAAGTTAAAAAGTTAAAGGCGTTTTCCATCCAGCACCACCCGGAAGCGTCTGCCGGACCGCATGACGCAAGGTATATTTTTAACCATTTTATTGATTTGATGATACAGGCTAAGAAAAAAAATAAAGTTTAA
- a CDS encoding Txe/YoeB family addiction module toxin has protein sequence MVKWAVVYTKQAQADAKKASATGLKNKILKLLEIIEINPFQNPPPFEKLKGDLDGAYSRRINIQHRLVYQVIKESRTIKVLRMWTHYE, from the coding sequence GTGGTAAAGTGGGCTGTTGTTTATACAAAACAGGCGCAGGCAGACGCAAAGAAAGCATCAGCCACTGGTTTAAAAAATAAAATATTGAAACTTCTAGAGATAATCGAGATTAATCCTTTTCAGAATCCGCCTCCTTTTGAAAAGTTAAAAGGCGATCTTGACGGCGCTTATTCCCGCAGGATAAACATTCAGCATAGGCTTGTATATCAGGTAATTAAAGAGAGTAGGACGATAAAAGTCCTGCGTATGTGGACGCATTACGAGTAA
- a CDS encoding aspartate carbamoyltransferase catalytic subunit, with amino-acid sequence MSFRHLITLQELPKEDIQEILTLAQSFKQVILRPIKKVPTLKGKTIVNMFFEPSTRTRTSFELAAKRLSADVLNIQMSTSSVVKGETLLDTLATIEAMQIDMVVIRHGASGVPLFLTKHIKSSVINAGDGMHEHPTQGLLDMFSIIEKKKKIEGLTVAIVGDIAHSRVARSNIWGLTKMGAKVKVVGPTTLMPKEIEKLGVTVHHDLKEGLKDADVVNILRVQLERQKKNLFPTLREYATMFGVNTEKLKYAKPDCLVMHPGPMNRGIEISPNVADGVQSVINEQVTNGVAVRMAVLYLMGGGKKDEAFN; translated from the coding sequence ATGTCCTTCAGACACTTAATCACGCTTCAGGAGCTTCCCAAAGAAGACATACAGGAAATCCTGACATTAGCGCAGTCGTTCAAACAGGTAATTTTAAGGCCTATTAAAAAAGTTCCAACTCTTAAAGGCAAGACAATCGTTAACATGTTTTTTGAACCTTCCACGCGCACAAGGACATCTTTTGAACTTGCGGCAAAGCGTTTAAGCGCGGATGTCCTAAACATTCAGATGAGTACAAGCTCCGTAGTTAAGGGAGAAACGCTTTTAGACACGCTTGCGACAATAGAAGCCATGCAGATTGACATGGTGGTAATACGCCACGGCGCGTCAGGCGTGCCGCTTTTTCTTACAAAACACATCAAGTCCTCCGTTATTAACGCGGGCGACGGCATGCACGAACACCCCACACAGGGGCTGCTTGACATGTTTTCCATAATTGAAAAAAAGAAAAAAATTGAAGGGTTAACCGTGGCAATAGTGGGCGACATTGCGCATTCGCGCGTGGCGCGCAGCAATATATGGGGCCTTACAAAAATGGGCGCCAAAGTTAAAGTGGTGGGCCCCACAACGTTAATGCCAAAAGAGATAGAAAAACTTGGCGTGACCGTGCACCACGATTTAAAAGAAGGGCTTAAAGACGCCGATGTGGTAAATATTCTGCGTGTTCAGCTTGAACGCCAGAAAAAGAACCTGTTCCCGACCTTAAGGGAATACGCGACTATGTTCGGGGTGAACACGGAAAAACTTAAATATGCCAAGCCGGACTGCCTTGTAATGCATCCAGGGCCTATGAACAGGGGAATTGAAATATCACCCAACGTGGCAGACGGCGTGCAGTCTGTAATAAATGAACAGGTGACAAACGGCGTGGCTGTAAGGATGGCGGTTTTATATCTGATGGGCGGAGGTAAAAAAGATGAAGCTTTTAATTAA
- a CDS encoding peptide chain release factor-like protein — MNLTRLEEVNQRLAGLGVKEADFTEQFIRSGGHGGQNVNKVETAVRLIYKRESMDIKCMEERSQLLNRVRAREILAERIEKKREDARLLARAQAEKIRKQKAGRPKAIKRKILEDKRKKSRVKKDRKWRPGRDD; from the coding sequence ATGAACTTAACACGTCTTGAAGAGGTAAACCAAAGGCTTGCCGGGCTTGGTGTTAAAGAAGCGGATTTTACAGAGCAGTTTATCCGCTCCGGCGGGCATGGCGGGCAGAATGTGAATAAGGTAGAGACTGCCGTGCGGCTTATTTATAAGCGCGAAAGTATGGATATTAAATGCATGGAGGAGCGCTCCCAGCTTTTAAACCGCGTGCGCGCAAGGGAGATTCTTGCGGAGCGTATTGAAAAAAAGCGTGAAGACGCAAGGCTGCTGGCGCGCGCCCAGGCGGAAAAAATCCGCAAGCAGAAAGCAGGCAGGCCCAAAGCTATAAAACGAAAGATACTGGAAGATAAGCGTAAAAAAAGCCGGGTAAAAAAAGACCGCAAGTGGCGCCCCGGCAGGGATGATTAG
- a CDS encoding type II toxin-antitoxin system Phd/YefM family antitoxin produces the protein MTTITASKARANLFQLLDGTALSHEPVQITGKRNAAVLISQEDWSAIQETMFLLSIPGMRESIIKGMKTPVTKCSKRLKW, from the coding sequence ATGACAACTATAACGGCAAGTAAAGCGAGAGCGAATTTGTTTCAACTTCTTGACGGTACCGCGCTGTCCCATGAACCTGTTCAAATAACGGGGAAAAGGAACGCAGCTGTGCTTATTTCACAAGAGGATTGGTCTGCAATTCAGGAGACTATGTTTTTACTTTCAATCCCAGGAATGAGAGAGTCGATAATAAAGGGAATGAAGACGCCTGTGACGAAATGCTCGAAGAGACTTAAGTGGTAA
- a CDS encoding dihydroorotase — protein sequence MKLLIKNGIVVDPANKTEEKLDVFVANGKIFKIGRNISDRDAMIIDAKNCIVAPGFIDMHTHFREPGFEYKETIESGSRAAAKGGFTTVACMPNTSPAIDSQALVEFINLKSKQVGLIDVHAIGTITKGREGKELSPIGELVKAGAVAISDDGSSVMNAEILRRALEYAKMFNIPVIEHCEDPDLAGEGVMNEGYYSTLLGLKGIPKAAEEVIVARDILLARETGGRLHIAHVSTEGSIELIKWAKKQGLNVTAEAAPHHFSLDESTLKDYDTNFKMNPPLRTKEDVKAIRKALKDNVIEVIATDHAPHAEVDKRVEFNTAAYGIVGLETAFPLICEYLIRTGVLSLSQAIAKITVNPAQVLNLKKGSLAVDQNADIVVANVDKEVKITREFFASRSTNSPFIGKTLHGSVEYVIKKGKIIYQNAQA from the coding sequence ATGAAGCTTTTAATTAAAAATGGAATAGTGGTTGACCCTGCCAATAAGACAGAGGAAAAACTGGATGTATTTGTGGCCAACGGAAAGATATTCAAAATTGGCCGCAATATTTCCGACCGCGACGCGATGATAATTGACGCGAAAAACTGCATAGTTGCGCCGGGGTTTATTGACATGCATACGCATTTCCGCGAACCCGGTTTTGAATATAAAGAGACAATTGAATCGGGCTCACGCGCGGCGGCAAAGGGCGGCTTTACAACAGTTGCCTGCATGCCCAACACGTCGCCGGCCATTGACAGCCAGGCACTGGTGGAATTTATTAATTTAAAATCCAAGCAGGTGGGGCTTATTGATGTCCATGCAATCGGCACCATTACAAAAGGAAGGGAAGGCAAAGAACTGTCGCCCATAGGCGAGCTTGTAAAAGCCGGCGCGGTTGCCATATCCGATGATGGAAGCTCTGTTATGAACGCGGAAATTTTAAGGCGCGCCCTTGAATACGCGAAGATGTTTAATATTCCGGTTATAGAACACTGCGAAGATCCGGATTTAGCCGGTGAAGGCGTAATGAACGAAGGATATTATTCAACACTGCTTGGCTTAAAAGGAATTCCCAAAGCCGCGGAAGAAGTAATTGTGGCTCGCGATATTCTGCTGGCGCGTGAAACGGGAGGCAGGCTTCACATCGCGCACGTATCCACTGAAGGTTCCATAGAGTTAATCAAGTGGGCGAAAAAGCAGGGGTTAAATGTTACCGCAGAGGCTGCTCCGCATCACTTTTCGCTTGATGAATCCACGCTGAAAGATTACGACACCAACTTTAAAATGAACCCGCCTTTGCGCACAAAAGAAGATGTTAAAGCCATAAGAAAAGCGCTTAAGGATAATGTGATAGAAGTGATTGCCACCGACCACGCGCCGCACGCGGAAGTGGATAAAAGGGTGGAGTTTAACACCGCTGCATACGGAATAGTGGGGCTGGAAACGGCTTTCCCGCTTATATGCGAATACCTTATAAGGACGGGTGTTTTATCGCTGTCACAGGCAATTGCAAAAATAACGGTTAATCCCGCGCAGGTATTAAACCTTAAAAAGGGCAGTCTGGCAGTTGATCAGAACGCTGACATTGTGGTGGCAAATGTGGATAAAGAGGTAAAGATTACAAGGGAATTTTTTGCGTCCCGCTCCACCAATTCGCCGTTTATAGGAAAGACCCTTCACGGCAGCGTGGAGTATGTTATTAAAAAAGGAAAAATAATATATCAGAATGCGCAGGCATAA